In Apilactobacillus bombintestini, one genomic interval encodes:
- a CDS encoding bifunctional 5,10-methylenetetrahydrofolate dehydrogenase/5,10-methenyltetrahydrofolate cyclohydrolase, whose product MSNIIDGRMLAKKMNQQTTDMVSELKSRGTSPCLAVIIVGNDQASHRYVRSKNKKATQLGIKSIVKEMPEETSEQEVLQVLDEYNNDDKINAILIQSPLPKHINEKYVMSKINPEKDVDGFQVINSGKLFLNEPTNYPVACTPKGIMTMFNEYGIELKGKKAVVIGRSTIVGRPMAALLINAGAEVMVINHYVSNISDYTKDADIIVSATGKLHTVTENDVKDGVVIIDVGQNVDENGKLVGDVDYDDLRSKASYITPVPGGVGPMTIATLMRQTVELAKWSEK is encoded by the coding sequence ATGTCCAATATTATTGATGGAAGAATGCTAGCTAAAAAGATGAATCAACAAACTACTGATATGGTTAGTGAATTAAAGAGTAGAGGAACTAGTCCTTGTTTAGCTGTTATTATCGTTGGTAATGATCAAGCTAGTCACCGCTATGTTAGGAGTAAAAACAAAAAGGCAACACAATTAGGAATTAAATCCATTGTAAAAGAAATGCCGGAAGAAACATCTGAGCAAGAAGTTTTACAAGTTTTAGACGAATATAATAACGATGATAAAATCAATGCAATTTTAATACAATCTCCACTTCCTAAACATATTAATGAAAAATATGTTATGAGTAAAATTAATCCTGAAAAAGATGTGGATGGTTTCCAAGTTATTAATTCTGGAAAATTATTTTTAAATGAACCAACCAATTATCCGGTTGCATGTACTCCAAAGGGTATTATGACCATGTTTAACGAATATGGTATAGAACTAAAAGGTAAGAAAGCTGTAGTTATTGGTAGAAGTACTATTGTGGGAAGACCTATGGCTGCATTATTAATTAATGCTGGAGCTGAAGTGATGGTTATAAATCATTACGTATCTAATATTAGTGATTACACAAAGGATGCTGATATTATAGTTTCTGCTACTGGTAAATTGCATACAGTTACTGAAAATGATGTTAAAGACGGAGTAGTAATAATTGATGTAGGACAAAACGTTGATGAAAATGGCAAGCTAGTTGGAGACGTTGATTATGATGATTTACGTTCTAAGGCTTCATATATCACTCCTGTACCAGGTGGTGTTGGTCCTATGACTATTGCTACATTAATGAGACAAACGGTAGAACTTGCAAAATGGAGTGAAAAATAA
- the xseA gene encoding exodeoxyribonuclease VII large subunit, with the protein MDNDYLSVTDLTNYIKKKFDRDPYLGKVYLTGEISNFRLRPVHQYFSLKDDNAKISAIMFKSAFNKVKFTPEEGMKVLVTGRISLYEPTGNYQIYIEHMEPDGVGELYQAYEQLKKKLSQEGLFNAEHKKRLVKYPKRIAVVTSPSGAVIRDIITTTRRRYPIAQIVLYPAVVQGNAAAKNIVRQISRVNERDDYDTLIIGRGGGSIEDLWPFNEEIVAREIYKSKIPVISSVGHETDVTISDLVSDVRAATPTAAAELAVPVLTDVLTEIQNNKIRTINSFGNKLKQLQQRLSKANESYIFRQPERLYDSYVQKIDMLNERLNNSFKEKINLFDRRLNDLVYNLKINSPQALIKEQMQSLEVNNERLQRNINQLIDNKRVELKRNIESLDHLSPLKVMARGFSFTTNEQGEVVKKVDDLKKNQTVELNLIDGSAKATVNEIKKEHK; encoded by the coding sequence ATGGATAACGATTATTTAAGTGTTACTGACTTAACTAATTATATAAAGAAAAAATTTGATCGAGATCCTTATTTAGGAAAAGTATATTTAACTGGTGAAATCTCAAATTTTAGGTTACGTCCAGTTCATCAATACTTTAGTTTAAAAGATGATAACGCTAAAATTAGTGCAATTATGTTTAAGTCTGCATTTAATAAAGTTAAATTCACACCAGAAGAAGGGATGAAGGTCCTAGTTACTGGTAGAATTTCATTATATGAACCCACTGGTAATTACCAAATCTACATTGAACATATGGAACCTGATGGAGTAGGAGAGCTTTATCAAGCATATGAACAGTTAAAGAAAAAATTATCTCAAGAAGGTTTATTTAACGCAGAACATAAGAAGAGATTAGTTAAATATCCCAAGAGAATAGCAGTCGTTACTTCACCAAGTGGAGCTGTTATAAGAGATATTATCACTACTACTCGTAGAAGATATCCTATTGCTCAAATTGTCCTATATCCTGCTGTTGTGCAAGGTAATGCTGCCGCAAAGAATATTGTTAGACAAATTAGCAGAGTTAATGAACGAGATGATTATGATACATTAATCATAGGACGTGGTGGTGGATCTATTGAAGATTTATGGCCATTTAATGAAGAAATAGTTGCTAGAGAAATTTATAAATCAAAAATACCAGTTATTTCTTCAGTTGGACATGAAACTGATGTAACCATTTCTGATTTAGTATCTGATGTGCGTGCAGCTACTCCAACTGCAGCTGCTGAATTAGCTGTCCCCGTTTTAACTGATGTTTTAACTGAAATACAAAATAATAAAATAAGAACTATCAATTCTTTTGGTAACAAACTTAAACAACTACAACAACGTTTATCTAAAGCCAATGAATCATATATATTTAGACAACCAGAAAGATTGTATGATTCATATGTACAAAAGATTGATATGTTAAACGAACGTTTAAATAATAGTTTTAAAGAAAAGATTAATTTATTTGATAGAAGACTAAATGATTTAGTTTATAATCTAAAAATAAATTCACCTCAAGCATTGATAAAAGAACAAATGCAATCGTTAGAGGTTAATAATGAAAGACTTCAACGTAATATCAACCAATTAATAGATAATAAAAGAGTAGAACTAAAAAGAAATATTGAATCACTAGATCACTTAAGTCCATTAAAAGTAATGGCTAGAGGGTTTAGTTTTACAACTAATGAACAGGGTGAAGTTGTTAAAAAAGTTGATGATTTAAAGAAAAATCAAACTGTTGAGTTAAATTTAATTGATGGTTCTGCTAAGGCAACTGTAAATGAAATTAAAAAGGAGCATAAATAA
- a CDS encoding exodeoxyribonuclease VII small subunit, with amino-acid sequence MTEKVSFEENMDKLEKIVQELEQGNIPLEKALSQFQKGIELSNELQNTLKNAENTLAKEMTDNDEEKQFEKPESDDK; translated from the coding sequence ATGACAGAGAAAGTTAGTTTTGAAGAAAATATGGATAAGTTGGAAAAAATTGTTCAAGAATTAGAACAAGGTAACATTCCGTTGGAAAAAGCATTGTCTCAATTTCAAAAGGGAATTGAATTAAGCAATGAATTACAAAACACTTTAAAGAATGCTGAAAACACATTGGCTAAAGAAATGACTGACAATGATGAAGAAAAGCAATTTGAAAAACCCGAAAGTGATGATAAATAA
- a CDS encoding polyprenyl synthetase family protein — translation MADKSLLKEFISDNNPAIDDYLSNHLDEYVDQKDLLDSMKYSLMAGGKRLRPLFTIAVMKMMNKKIEDDQMKAACALELLHTYSLIHDDLPAMDNDDLRRGKPTNHVIYGAGLATLAGDGLLTLAFQWLTDNKMNDSIKSKLALLLSKAAGPSGMVSGQAKDIQNENKKLTLDQLKGLHREKTGALIRYALAAGAVMSEVDNELERKLDKFGSDYGLAFQIYDDILDVVSNDKELGKPVHQDGNKNTYTNLLGLDKSYDYLKQLIDDCRNVLDDINTQYKLDTSVLSAFLDYFEIKK, via the coding sequence ATGGCAGATAAAAGTTTATTGAAAGAGTTTATCAGTGATAATAATCCGGCAATTGATGATTATTTATCAAACCACTTGGATGAATATGTTGATCAAAAAGATTTATTGGATTCCATGAAGTATTCTTTAATGGCTGGTGGTAAGAGACTTAGACCATTATTTACTATTGCAGTCATGAAGATGATGAATAAAAAAATCGAAGATGATCAAATGAAGGCTGCATGCGCCTTAGAATTACTTCATACCTATTCATTGATTCATGATGATTTGCCAGCTATGGATAATGATGACTTAAGAAGGGGTAAACCTACTAATCATGTTATTTATGGTGCTGGATTAGCTACATTAGCTGGGGATGGATTATTAACTTTGGCTTTTCAATGGCTAACTGATAACAAAATGAATGATTCAATAAAGAGTAAATTAGCTTTGTTACTATCTAAAGCAGCTGGACCAAGTGGTATGGTATCCGGACAAGCCAAAGATATACAAAATGAAAATAAAAAATTGACATTAGATCAACTAAAAGGTTTGCATCGTGAAAAAACTGGGGCTTTGATTCGTTATGCTTTAGCAGCCGGTGCTGTTATGTCAGAAGTTGATAACGAGTTAGAAAGAAAATTAGATAAATTTGGCAGTGACTATGGTTTAGCCTTTCAAATTTACGATGATATTTTAGACGTAGTATCCAATGACAAAGAACTCGGTAAACCCGTACATCAAGACGGTAATAAAAATACTTACACTAATTTATTAGGGTTAGATAAATCATATGACTACTTAAAGCAATTAATTGATGATTGTAGAAATGTGTTAGATGATATTAATACTCAATATAAATTAGATACGAGTGTACTTTCAGCATTTTTAGATTATTTTGAAATAAAAAAATAG
- a CDS encoding TlyA family RNA methyltransferase, with protein sequence MKKQRVDVLLVEQGIFDTREKAKRAVMAGEILGKNEERLDKPGTKIPVDTKLHLKGKPMPYVSRGGLKLAKALKIFNLDVNGKTVLDIGSSTGGFTDVMLQNGAKLSYALDVGSNQLVWKLREDERVIVMEHTNFRYSKLEDFTHGQPEFASIDVSFISLHLILPVLKNILVKNGHVAALVKPQFEAGRDKIGKHGIVRDHKVHQEVLEDIINFAVSAGYSVEGLDFSPIKGGEGNIEFLINLKSVDNPSINPDISITDTIKNADNQL encoded by the coding sequence ATGAAGAAACAAAGAGTGGACGTTTTACTGGTTGAACAAGGAATATTTGATACCAGAGAAAAAGCTAAAAGAGCTGTTATGGCTGGAGAAATTTTAGGTAAAAACGAAGAAAGATTAGATAAACCTGGAACCAAAATACCAGTTGATACAAAATTACATTTAAAAGGGAAACCAATGCCTTATGTAAGTAGAGGTGGACTTAAATTAGCTAAAGCTTTGAAAATCTTTAATTTGGATGTAAATGGTAAGACAGTTCTTGATATAGGATCGTCCACCGGTGGCTTTACAGATGTGATGTTACAAAATGGTGCTAAATTAAGTTATGCATTGGATGTAGGTAGTAATCAATTGGTATGGAAATTACGAGAAGATGAAAGAGTTATCGTAATGGAACATACAAACTTCAGATACAGTAAACTTGAAGATTTTACACATGGTCAACCTGAATTTGCATCTATTGATGTATCATTTATTTCTCTACATTTAATTTTGCCTGTTTTAAAGAACATTTTAGTTAAAAATGGACATGTGGCTGCTTTGGTTAAGCCACAATTTGAAGCTGGTAGAGATAAGATTGGAAAACACGGAATTGTTAGAGATCATAAGGTTCATCAAGAAGTCTTAGAAGATATTATTAACTTTGCTGTGTCTGCTGGTTATTCAGTTGAAGGACTTGATTTCTCACCAATTAAAGGTGGAGAAGGAAATATTGAATTCTTAATTAATTTGAAATCAGTCGATAATCCTTCCATTAATCCTGATATTTCCATTACAGATACAATTAAAAATGCTGATAATCAACTATAA
- the recN gene encoding DNA repair protein RecN: protein MLENLSITNFAIIDHLEIDFSDGMTVLTGETGAGKSIIIDAVGLLAGGRGSQSFIRTGSNKLLIQGLFVFPQDGLTYRVLDDLGIDHSDGSVILQREIYRNGRNICRVNGMLVNTAMLKKIGETIVDIHGQNEHQELMQPERHVSLLDEFGDKELDGILENYHNCFDRYQKLKASIKEKRGNEKEWSQRLDMLQFQENEIKNAHLEVGEEEKLVSERDHLLNYQKIVDSLKLSFEAINGDENFNPLDMIGEAKGAMESIEEVDSQFNEISDNIKNAFYLLQDASDNISDQMDLQEFDQGRLEEIEARLNVIYGLKRKYGDSIEQVLRHYEDVVNELSTMQADKNTGENLNEQYESTVNQLNELADKLNAKRHKVAVELEKSVHSQLSDLYMGKTEFKVHFEKLPIGEFNRYGSERVEFYMRTNPGEGMLPLSKIASGGELSRIMLALKTIFTNVQGVTSIIFDEVDTGVSGRVAQAIAEKISNIAKMSQVLCITHLPQVAAMSDHHYFIEKKVEKERTKTGIVKLTVQQRVKELARMLSGSTVTDLTLQHANELLRLADETKK from the coding sequence TTGCTAGAAAACTTATCCATTACAAATTTTGCAATTATTGATCATTTAGAGATTGATTTTTCAGATGGTATGACGGTTTTAACTGGTGAAACAGGTGCTGGTAAATCGATTATTATTGATGCCGTTGGATTATTAGCTGGTGGCAGAGGTTCACAAAGCTTTATTCGTACAGGCAGTAACAAACTATTAATACAAGGTTTATTTGTATTTCCACAAGATGGATTAACTTATCGTGTATTAGATGATTTAGGTATCGATCACAGCGATGGCAGTGTTATTTTACAACGTGAGATATATCGTAACGGAAGAAACATTTGTCGTGTAAACGGGATGCTGGTAAATACAGCAATGCTTAAGAAAATTGGTGAAACTATTGTTGATATTCATGGTCAAAATGAACATCAAGAATTAATGCAACCAGAACGCCACGTTTCGTTATTAGATGAATTTGGTGATAAAGAACTAGATGGCATTCTAGAAAATTATCATAACTGCTTTGATCGTTATCAAAAACTTAAAGCATCTATCAAAGAAAAACGAGGCAATGAAAAAGAATGGTCACAACGTTTAGATATGTTGCAATTCCAAGAAAATGAAATTAAAAATGCTCATCTAGAAGTGGGTGAAGAAGAAAAACTAGTAAGCGAACGTGATCATTTGTTAAATTATCAAAAGATAGTGGATTCATTAAAATTAAGTTTTGAAGCTATCAATGGTGATGAAAACTTCAATCCACTAGATATGATTGGTGAAGCCAAAGGCGCTATGGAATCTATTGAAGAAGTAGATTCTCAATTTAATGAAATTTCAGATAACATAAAAAACGCATTTTATTTACTACAAGATGCATCTGATAATATTTCAGATCAAATGGACTTACAGGAATTTGATCAAGGTAGATTAGAAGAAATAGAAGCCAGATTAAACGTTATATATGGATTAAAGCGTAAGTATGGTGATTCTATTGAACAAGTATTACGTCATTACGAAGATGTAGTTAATGAATTATCTACTATGCAGGCTGACAAAAATACTGGTGAAAACCTTAATGAACAATATGAATCTACAGTTAACCAATTGAATGAGTTAGCGGATAAATTAAATGCAAAAAGACACAAGGTAGCTGTAGAACTAGAAAAGTCTGTCCATTCTCAATTATCTGATTTATATATGGGGAAAACAGAATTTAAAGTTCATTTTGAGAAACTACCTATTGGCGAATTTAATAGATATGGTTCGGAACGTGTAGAATTTTATATGAGAACTAATCCTGGTGAAGGGATGCTACCACTTTCAAAGATAGCTTCTGGTGGTGAGTTATCTCGTATAATGCTGGCACTAAAGACTATTTTTACTAACGTTCAAGGAGTAACTTCTATTATTTTTGATGAAGTAGATACAGGTGTATCTGGACGTGTTGCTCAAGCAATTGCTGAAAAAATTAGTAATATTGCTAAAATGTCACAAGTTTTATGTATTACTCATTTGCCACAAGTTGCAGCTATGTCTGATCATCATTACTTTATTGAAAAGAAAGTGGAAAAGGAAAGAACTAAGACTGGAATTGTTAAATTAACAGTTCAACAAAGAGTAAAAGAATTAGCTAGAATGCTTTCTGGATCTACTGTTACTGATTTAACATTGCAACATGCAAATGAACTATTACGTTTAGCTGACGAGACTAAAAAATAA
- the gmk gene encoding guanylate kinase, translating into MAKRGMLIVLSGPSGVGKGTVRKALFNEPNVDFKYSISMTTRKPREGEVNGKDYFFVSKEEFEDHIKNGEMLEYAKYVDNYYGTPLNYVNKTLDEGHDVFLEIEVNGAMQVRANCPEAVFVFLTPPDLVVLKNRLIGRGTDDMEVIDKRIKTAVSEIKMMRNYDYAVLNDKVENAVDRIKTIINSERLKVNRVMPDYLSMLGEEK; encoded by the coding sequence ATGGCAAAAAGAGGAATGCTAATTGTTCTTTCTGGTCCTTCTGGTGTTGGAAAAGGGACTGTTAGAAAAGCATTGTTTAACGAACCAAACGTGGATTTTAAATATTCTATTTCTATGACTACTAGAAAGCCACGTGAAGGTGAAGTTAATGGAAAGGATTATTTCTTTGTAAGCAAAGAAGAATTCGAAGATCACATTAAAAACGGTGAAATGCTTGAATATGCTAAATATGTAGATAACTATTACGGTACTCCTTTGAATTATGTTAATAAGACCTTAGATGAAGGTCATGACGTATTCCTAGAAATTGAAGTTAATGGTGCAATGCAAGTTAGAGCTAACTGCCCAGAAGCCGTATTTGTATTCTTAACTCCACCTGATTTAGTAGTCTTAAAGAACCGCTTAATCGGCCGTGGTACAGATGATATGGAAGTTATTGATAAAAGAATTAAGACTGCCGTATCAGAAATTAAAATGATGCGTAATTATGATTACGCGGTATTAAACGATAAAGTTGAAAATGCTGTTGATAGAATTAAAACTATTATCAATAGTGAAAGACTAAAAGTAAATCGTGTAATGCCAGATTATTTATCAATGTTAGGAGAAGAAAAATAA
- the rpoZ gene encoding DNA-directed RNA polymerase subunit omega, with amino-acid sequence MLLYPSVDKLLERVDSRYSLIMLASKRAHEIDTGSPLLLDNYKSRKSIGKAFEEIAAGKVELTRDAK; translated from the coding sequence ATGTTATTATACCCATCAGTTGACAAATTACTTGAAAGAGTTGATTCAAGATACTCATTAATCATGCTAGCAAGTAAACGTGCTCATGAAATTGATACAGGATCACCTTTATTATTAGATAACTACAAATCAAGAAAATCTATTGGTAAGGCTTTTGAAGAAATTGCTGCTGGAAAAGTTGAACTTACTAGAGATGCAAAATAA
- the coaBC gene encoding bifunctional phosphopantothenoylcysteine decarboxylase/phosphopantothenate--cysteine ligase CoaBC translates to MFNNKNIALYVTGSIAVYKSLSLVRLLVKNGANVRVVMTKEAQKFVTPLAFQTLTKNEVFTDTFDEKDVKEITHINIAMWADFSIVAPATANIIAKMANGIADDAVSTTLLATASKKIVVPAMNNNMWDNPATQRNIAQIENDNVTVLNPDKGFLAEGYTAKGRMIEPEDIVEKISEKFSFSDELAGKNVLVTAGGTQEAIDPVRYISNASSGKMGYAVANAAVSAGANVILVTTKDNLPLDSRINRVMVKSSNEMQKAVEQYFDNLDVLVMAAAVSDYRPEKIAEQKIKKTGSYLDLHLVKTNDILFELSKHKKNQFMVGFAAETQNLLENAQNKLNKKKLDMLCANDVSNKSIGFNSDNNQVSFIDKSGVFKKTDVESKTSVAREIIKAISEKI, encoded by the coding sequence ATGTTTAATAATAAAAACATAGCATTGTACGTTACAGGAAGCATTGCTGTTTATAAATCTTTAAGTCTAGTTAGACTGCTAGTAAAAAACGGTGCTAATGTAAGAGTAGTTATGACTAAAGAAGCACAAAAATTTGTAACCCCACTTGCATTTCAAACATTAACGAAAAATGAAGTATTTACAGATACTTTTGATGAAAAAGATGTTAAAGAAATTACTCATATTAATATAGCAATGTGGGCAGATTTTTCTATAGTTGCCCCAGCTACAGCAAATATAATTGCCAAGATGGCTAATGGAATTGCGGATGATGCAGTTTCAACAACTTTGTTGGCTACTGCTTCTAAAAAAATAGTAGTACCAGCTATGAATAATAATATGTGGGATAATCCTGCAACACAAAGAAACATTGCACAAATTGAAAATGATAACGTAACTGTTTTAAATCCCGATAAAGGATTCTTAGCTGAAGGATATACTGCAAAGGGTCGTATGATAGAACCAGAAGACATTGTAGAAAAAATCTCAGAGAAATTTAGTTTTAGTGATGAATTAGCTGGAAAAAATGTTTTAGTAACTGCTGGTGGAACACAAGAAGCTATTGATCCAGTTAGATACATTAGTAATGCTTCATCTGGAAAAATGGGATATGCAGTTGCAAATGCTGCCGTATCAGCAGGAGCAAATGTGATTTTAGTTACTACTAAAGATAATTTACCATTAGATTCTAGAATTAATCGTGTAATGGTAAAGTCATCAAATGAAATGCAAAAAGCTGTTGAACAATATTTTGATAATTTGGATGTATTAGTTATGGCAGCTGCAGTTTCTGATTATCGTCCTGAAAAGATTGCTGAACAAAAGATTAAAAAGACAGGATCATATTTAGATTTGCATTTAGTAAAGACTAATGACATTTTATTTGAGTTGTCTAAACACAAGAAAAATCAATTTATGGTTGGCTTTGCAGCAGAAACACAAAACCTTCTGGAAAATGCACAAAATAAATTAAATAAGAAAAAATTAGATATGCTATGTGCCAATGATGTAAGCAATAAATCTATTGGTTTCAATAGTGATAATAATCAAGTTTCATTTATTGATAAAAGTGGAGTTTTTAAGAAAACGGATGTGGAAAGCAAAACCTCTGTTGCTAGAGAAATAATCAAAGCAATCAGCGAAAAAATTTAA
- the priA gene encoding primosomal protein N': MRLAKVIVDVPTMQTNDPYTYLVPDELSDKIQKGMRVIVPFGNGSRKIQGIIADVDNDGEFDGKLKKIEGILDLEPVLNPELLSLSKWMSKKTYAFQISCILTMLPSVMRAKYQKQLVLNSDDVDDDILKLFDGSTVIDFDVDKLPNDIVRKIIQARKKRQVVIKYKVQDNAKAKKIYALSSKISTDEAKHELENIRKNSKNLIKILQYIISHPGESIAQRKLAKDYDISESSIKTAIQKNWFKRFLQEEYRNPYKQTVKRNYPLKLNDDQANAVNTISDSIEKENDQVYLLEGVTGSGKTEVYLQTIQRALKMGKTALMLVPEISLTPQMVKRVKGRFGDRVAMLHSGLSSGEKYDEWRRIENGEADVVVGARSAIFAPLDNIGVIIMDEEHESSYKQDDAPRYHTRDVAKWRANYHNCPLVLGSATPSLESRARATKGVYTLIRLPHRINNQSLPEVRIIDMKEQMKENGQEDFSNELLAAINNRLQKHEQVVLMLNRRGYSSFVMCRNCGFVLHCPNCDISLTLHMDSRTMKCHYCGHEEPIPNKCRNCGSKKIRYYGTGTQKVQQQLQRLVPNARILRMDVDTTRRKGSHERLLQRFGNGDADILLGTQMIAKGLDFPNVTLVGVLNADTSLDLPDFRSSERTFDLLTQVSGRAGRAEKSGLVYVQTFNPDNYAIQLSKKQDYELFYRKEMSIRHETNYPPYFFTVKITASDVNESKAAAKMFEIAKILKAKLSQQAIMLGPSPSSILKLKNKYYYQIIIKYKHEPNMDECLEYILNHYQKDAQKGLYVNIDPDPLNFM, from the coding sequence TTGAGATTAGCTAAGGTAATAGTAGATGTACCAACTATGCAGACGAATGACCCATATACTTATTTAGTTCCTGATGAATTGTCAGATAAAATACAAAAAGGAATGCGTGTAATAGTTCCATTTGGGAATGGAAGTAGAAAAATTCAAGGAATTATTGCAGATGTAGATAATGATGGTGAGTTTGATGGTAAATTAAAGAAAATTGAAGGTATTCTAGACTTAGAACCTGTTTTAAATCCAGAATTACTATCTTTGTCTAAATGGATGTCTAAAAAAACTTATGCTTTTCAAATTAGTTGCATATTAACCATGTTGCCTAGCGTCATGAGAGCCAAATATCAAAAACAATTGGTTCTAAATAGTGATGACGTAGATGATGACATTTTGAAACTATTTGATGGATCTACAGTCATTGATTTTGACGTGGATAAATTACCTAATGATATAGTAAGAAAAATCATTCAAGCACGTAAAAAACGACAAGTAGTTATTAAATATAAGGTTCAAGATAATGCTAAAGCTAAAAAAATATATGCATTATCCTCCAAGATATCTACTGATGAAGCTAAACATGAATTAGAAAATATCCGAAAAAATTCGAAAAATCTAATTAAAATTTTGCAATATATTATTTCTCATCCCGGAGAAAGTATTGCACAAAGAAAATTAGCGAAAGACTACGATATTTCTGAATCATCAATAAAAACGGCTATTCAAAAGAATTGGTTTAAACGATTTTTACAAGAAGAATATCGTAATCCATACAAGCAAACGGTTAAAAGAAATTATCCTTTGAAGTTAAATGATGATCAAGCCAATGCTGTTAATACTATTAGCGATAGTATTGAAAAGGAAAATGACCAAGTATATTTACTTGAAGGAGTAACCGGTTCAGGAAAAACAGAAGTTTATTTACAAACTATTCAAAGAGCCCTTAAAATGGGGAAGACAGCATTAATGTTGGTTCCTGAAATTTCATTAACTCCACAAATGGTTAAAAGAGTTAAAGGACGCTTTGGAGACAGAGTTGCTATGTTACATAGTGGCTTATCCAGCGGTGAAAAATATGACGAATGGCGTCGTATTGAAAATGGTGAAGCCGATGTGGTAGTGGGAGCACGTTCAGCTATTTTTGCACCACTAGATAATATTGGTGTCATTATTATGGATGAGGAACATGAATCTAGTTATAAACAAGATGATGCTCCTAGATACCATACAAGAGATGTGGCCAAATGGCGTGCTAACTATCATAATTGCCCACTTGTATTAGGAAGTGCTACTCCCTCTTTAGAATCTCGAGCTAGAGCTACAAAAGGAGTATATACTTTAATTAGATTGCCACATCGTATTAACAATCAGTCATTACCTGAAGTTCGTATTATCGACATGAAAGAACAAATGAAAGAAAATGGGCAAGAAGATTTCTCAAATGAGTTATTAGCTGCCATTAATAATCGTTTACAAAAGCACGAACAAGTAGTTTTAATGTTGAACCGTAGAGGATATTCTTCATTTGTTATGTGTCGTAATTGTGGCTTTGTTTTGCATTGCCCTAATTGTGATATTTCTTTAACTTTACACATGGATTCAAGAACAATGAAGTGTCACTATTGTGGTCATGAAGAACCTATTCCTAATAAATGTCGTAATTGCGGTAGTAAAAAGATTAGATACTACGGTACTGGTACACAAAAAGTACAACAACAGTTACAACGATTAGTACCTAATGCAAGAATTTTACGTATGGACGTAGATACCACACGTAGAAAAGGTTCACACGAACGTTTATTACAAAGATTTGGTAATGGGGATGCTGATATCCTATTAGGAACACAAATGATTGCTAAAGGATTGGACTTTCCCAATGTTACCTTAGTAGGAGTATTAAACGCGGATACTTCGCTAGATTTACCTGATTTTAGATCTAGTGAAAGAACTTTTGATTTATTAACTCAAGTTAGTGGAAGAGCTGGAAGGGCTGAAAAGAGTGGATTAGTGTACGTACAAACATTTAATCCTGATAATTACGCTATTCAGTTATCTAAAAAGCAAGACTATGAATTGTTTTATCGTAAGGAAATGAGTATTAGACATGAAACTAATTACCCTCCATATTTCTTTACAGTAAAGATAACTGCTTCTGATGTGAATGAAAGTAAGGCAGCTGCTAAGATGTTTGAAATTGCAAAGATTTTGAAAGCTAAGCTTAGTCAGCAAGCTATTATGTTAGGCCCATCACCTAGTTCTATACTGAAGTTAAAAAACAAGTATTATTATCAAATAATCATTAAATACAAGCATGAACCTAACATGGATGAATGCTTGGAATATATATTGAATCATTATCAAAAGGATGCACAAAAAGGATTATATGTAAATATAGATCCTGATCCTTTGAATTTTATGTAA